Proteins from a genomic interval of Papaver somniferum cultivar HN1 chromosome 4, ASM357369v1, whole genome shotgun sequence:
- the LOC113275238 gene encoding FAM10 family protein At4g22670-like — MESAKLDQLKLFINQCKSNPSLLSDPSLSFFRDYLESLGANLPASAYKSGEKHHESKSGMMDDLDDEDTEEEEETTKPKEEEYHSDEVVESDIELDGDVVEPDNDSPQKMGDSSVEVTDENREASQSAKGQAMEAISEGKLEEAVEHLTEAIMLNPTSAIMYATRATVFIKMKKPNAAIRDASAALEINPDSAKGYKSRGMAKAMLGQWEEAAKDLHVASKIDYDEEIHAVLKKVEPNAHKIEEHRRKYDRLRKEKEERKVERERQRRKAEAQAAYEKAKKREQSSSSGFPGGMPGGFPGGMPGGFPGGMPGGFPGMPGGFPGGMPGGFPGGMPGGFGGGMPAGMAGSGMPGMGGGSAPGGMPGMAGSGIPGMGAGGMPGMGAGGMPDMSKILNDPELMAAFKDPEVMAALQDVMKNPANIAKHQSNPRVAPIIAKMMSKFAGPQ, encoded by the exons ATGGAATCAGCAAAGTTAGATCAGTTGAAACTCTTTATCAATCAATGCAAATCTAATCCATCTCTTCTTAGcgatccttctctttctttcttcaggGATTATCTCGAAAG TCTTGGTGCTAATTTACCTGCTTCAGCTTATAAATCTGGAGAAAAACATCATGAATCG AAAAGTGGAATGATGGatgatcttgatgatgaggatactgaagaagaagaagagacaactaaacctaaagaagaagaatatcaCAGTGATGAAGTAGTTGAATCTGATATTGAACTTGATGGAGATGTTGTTGAACCTGATAATGATTCTCCCCAGAAG ATGGGAGATTCATCTGTGGAGGTTACTGATGAAAACCGGGAAGCTTCACAAAGTGCTAAAGGACAGGCAATGGAAGCAATTTCGGAAG GTAAGCTAGAGGAAGCAGTTGAGCATCTTACAGAGGCGATTATGCTGAACCCAACATCTGCTATTATGTATGCAACTAGAG CTACTGTGTTTATCAAAATGAAAAAACCCAACGCTGCTATTCGAGATGCCAGTGCTGCTCTTGAG ATTAATCCTGATTCTGCTAAAGGCTACAAGTCTCGCGGTATGGCTAAGGCCATGCTTGGGCAGTGGGAAGAAGCTGCTAAGGATCTTCATGTTGCCTCAAAGATTGATTATGATGAAGAGATCCATGCTGTACTGAAGAAG GTTGAACCTAATGCACACAAGATTGAAGAACACCGTCGAAAGTACGACCGCTTACGcaaagagaaagaggagaggaaGGTAGAACGTGAAAGACAACGTCGCAAAGCTGAGGCTCAG GCTGCATAtgagaaggctaagaagcgagAGCAATCATCATCGAGTGGGTTCCCTGGAGGCATGCCTGGCGGGTTCCCTGGTGGCATGCCTGGCGGGTTCCCTGGTGGCATGCCTGGCGGGTTCCCTGGCATGCCCGGAGGATTCCCAGGTGGCATGCCCGGAGGATTCCCAGGTGGTATGCCTGGAGGTTTTGGGGGTGGAATGCCTGCTGGAATGGCTGGAAGTGGAATGCCTGGAATGGGTGGAGGTAGTGCTCCTGGAGGAATGCCTGGAATGGCTGGAAGTGGAATTCCTGGAATGGGTGCAGGAGGAATGCCTGGGATGGGTGCAGGTGGAATGCCTGATATGTCTAAAATTCTAAAT GATCCTGAACTAATGGCTGCATTCAAAGATCCAGAAGTTATGGCTGCTCTTCAAGATG TGATGAAAAACCCTGCAAACATCGCAAAGCATCAATCAAATCCCAGAGTGGCCCCCATCATTGCTAAGATGATGAGCAAATTTGCAGGACCTCAGTAA